TTGATGTCCGCCCGTATATGGATCGCGAGCAACAATGACATTGGCTAAAGTGTCAACCATTTCGTTCATAGAAATGTTGACTGAGTGCTGATACTCGAGCAACTCCTTTTCTAGCTTTTTTCTATCTGAGATGTCGCGAATATTACATTGAATAACGCGGTCGCCATTAACGCCATAGGCATTGCTGATAAACTCTACATTAATAATCTCTTCATCTTTTCGTTTTAATGGGAGATCTTCATAGCGTATGTAGCCCTTGTCTTTGAGCACGGTAAAGGCTGTTAAAGCCGCGGCTTTATCTACCATCGCGCCAATTTCCCACAACTCTTTACCGATGAGCTCATCTCTTGTAAAGCCCAGTAGGTTAGTAATGAATGGATTAGCGTCTTGAATGACTCCCGTTTGAAAATCAAGTATCAAGATACCATCTTGAGCGGTCTCAAATAATCGCCTATAGCGTAGCTCTGATTGTTTGGCTAACTGTTCTTTGTTTAAATCGTTTGTCATCAATATATTTGGTGAAATCAATAAATCCACCATCCTCTTGATTTCAGTGTATACCCATTAATTCTGATGGTTATAGACTTTTAGTCTATTTAAGAGCTTAATTGAATCAATCTATCTTTTAGATGCGAGGAATATTTTGTACATAGCAATTAGCCTTTACAGCTTGTCTTTACTTTGCCAGGTTGTCGCATCATTAATTAGTCTTTCGTTATTTCGATATTCAGCAAAAGTATATCGTTTTCCTTGGCTTTTACTCGCTATAGGCTTGGCAATGATGATTGGGCGAAGAATGAATCCCATTCTTCATATATTCGAAACCGATCATTATGATTTAATAGACGCCCTCTTATCTCTACCAATTTCTGGTTTTTTATTACTTGGAGTGCTTGGTCTTAGAAAATTACTCCTCAAGTCTGACGATAAACAACTGACACTTGAAACTCTTGCTCAATTTGACCCCCTCACCAACAGCTTAAGTCGCACTGAAATTCTTTATCGAGCCTCTGAAGAAATTGATCGATCACGCAGAAATAAACATTCCTTTGCGCTTTTAGAAATGGACATTGACCATTTTAAAAATGTAAACGATCTGCTTGGTCATCATGTTGGCGATGAAGTCTTAATTAATTTAGTAAGGCACTCCCAAGAAGCCCTTCGCTCTATCGATTCAGTTGGACGAATTGGTGGAGAAGAATTTCTAATTCTTTTGCCAGAAACAGAAGCCGAGGGAGCCGCTCAAATTGCCGAGCGTTTGCGTAAACATATTGCTAACGCGATAAATGATACGAGCGCCCCAATACCAGTAAAAATCACCATTAGTATTGGGGTGACGATTTTTGAGCCAAATGAAAACCATAGAATTGCGCGTGGAATAGTGCTCAATGAACTCATGAATAAAGCTGACTTAGCAATGTATCAAGCTAAAAATGAAGGGCGAAATCGTGTTGCCTTTTGGAGCGCCTCTACCCCCCCTTAAGAGGGCATGATATTAAAAAGGAATGATTAATTCTTCCATCACATAGCGATAAAAGTAATTGGGGCCTAAAAACCCAGCAGACTTTCCATAACCAGCACGAGTCTTAAAGTAATAGTCATTTGATGCTACCGGACTGGTTGCCGCGAACTCATAAAGTTGTGTAGTGGTACTTGGATCTTGATTGACTGTTTGCCGCCCAACACCTGCTGTGCCACTGAGCATCCAACCCGCCATTCTTTTTCTTGCCCCAAACGCAATCATCGTTTCGTTATAGGTTGATGGGTTGAAATAGTTATTAGCAACATTGGTATTGGTATCCCTAAATTGGCGATAACGCAGTTGCGCCGTTAGCCCGTAGTCTGGCACTAGGTCGTAAATGAGCTTTGCCCTCACTATTGGCCTTGTATTAGTGTCAGAGAAATACATATTGGCACCCATCAATATCGCAGTTAAACGCTCAAGAACTTGTTGCTCAATGCTCACTCCGCCAAGCGTGTAATAGATTCCATTGTTTAAGGAGTTTTGCGTCTCCACTCTATCTCGATTAACAATCACTTCAGCTTTTGTAGAGTCTGTTACGCGAAATCCATAATTACTATCAGTTGTAACTAATTGATGGCTATTCTCAGTGTTGTAACCAATATTGAGGTTATAGCCTAGAGCTG
This genomic stretch from Polynucleobacter corsicus harbors:
- a CDS encoding HD domain-containing phosphohydrolase, whose protein sequence is MTNDLNKEQLAKQSELRYRRLFETAQDGILILDFQTGVIQDANPFITNLLGFTRDELIGKELWEIGAMVDKAAALTAFTVLKDKGYIRYEDLPLKRKDEEIINVEFISNAYGVNGDRVIQCNIRDISDRKKLEKELLEYQHSVNISMNEMVDTLANVIVARDPYTGGHQKRVANLAVAIATEMNLPIHTIEGVRMAALVHDIGKISISAEILTKPIALSNFEVAMLRNHVQAGYDMLKHIHFPWNIAQAVLQHHERLDGSGYPNAIKGDIVCEEARILGVADTVEAMSSDRPYRKGKGIDAALEEIAMGSDKLFDADVVNACLKVFKVDGYTFPPLI
- a CDS encoding GGDEF domain-containing protein; protein product: MNPILHIFETDHYDLIDALLSLPISGFLLLGVLGLRKLLLKSDDKQLTLETLAQFDPLTNSLSRTEILYRASEEIDRSRRNKHSFALLEMDIDHFKNVNDLLGHHVGDEVLINLVRHSQEALRSIDSVGRIGGEEFLILLPETEAEGAAQIAERLRKHIANAINDTSAPIPVKITISIGVTIFEPNENHRIARGIVLNELMNKADLAMYQAKNEGRNRVAFWSASTPP